The proteins below are encoded in one region of Sulfolobus islandicus Y.N.15.51:
- a CDS encoding zinc-dependent alcohol dehydrogenase has product MKIKGIVFKGNRESELKEFQISAIGREQVVIKTIMSTICGSDLHFYRASPEKLGERKNLIAGHEAVGIIYDISSNENEILRKGDRVIAFHRYGCFKCKMCKKGWPQYCENGMSSTLVLGQLYNPWRSSGTFADYFLAPIGVIFRVPNEVDNETASILGCNGITAYQIIRDLRVNDSSSVAITGLGPLGLVAATFLREITDNIIGIETNENRLKLAEKIGINKLIRYHSNVNIENEIRRLNDGSLVDIGIDFSGVPGRS; this is encoded by the coding sequence ATGAAAATCAAAGGAATAGTTTTTAAAGGTAATAGAGAATCCGAATTAAAGGAATTTCAAATTTCAGCTATAGGAAGAGAACAAGTAGTAATAAAAACAATAATGTCAACAATCTGTGGAAGCGACTTACATTTTTATAGAGCGTCTCCAGAGAAATTAGGAGAAAGAAAAAACCTAATAGCAGGACATGAAGCAGTAGGTATAATTTATGATATATCAAGTAATGAAAATGAGATCTTAAGGAAAGGGGATAGGGTTATAGCTTTTCATAGATATGGATGTTTTAAATGTAAAATGTGTAAAAAAGGATGGCCTCAATATTGTGAAAACGGAATGTCTAGTACATTAGTTCTTGGGCAATTATATAATCCTTGGAGATCCTCAGGGACTTTTGCTGACTATTTCTTAGCCCCAATTGGAGTAATTTTTAGAGTACCTAATGAAGTAGATAATGAGACCGCATCTATATTAGGTTGTAATGGTATAACCGCTTATCAAATCATTAGAGATTTAAGAGTTAATGACAGTAGTAGTGTAGCAATTACTGGACTTGGACCATTAGGACTTGTAGCTGCCACTTTTCTAAGAGAAATTACTGATAATATCATAGGTATAGAGACTAATGAAAATAGACTAAAATTAGCTGAAAAAATTGGGATAAATAAACTAATTAGGTATCATAGTAACGTAAATATAGAGAATGAGATAAGAAGGCTCAATGATGGTTCATTAGTAGATATAGGTATTGATTTTTCTGGAGTTCCTGGGCGATCATAA
- a CDS encoding homogentisate 1,2-dioxygenase: protein MVFYYRQGEVPKKRHTVFMKDNLLLREEVFGLNGFSGRYSLLYHLNPPTRIVKVGEWRNSVIEEWKDAGYKHHKLSTSKLRKSNDVFLDRIPLIFNKDVIISYAKVDEGESKLFYRNADFDEVYYIQEGEAEFRSVFGSIELVQGDYLVIPRGTTYTFNFKRYSELLIVEGRQVEIPRQYRNDYGQLIEGSFYYNRDIKLPNLKTFNEKGDYNLVVKTSQGFQSITLDYHPFDVIGWDGYLYPFALNVYDLEPITGKLHQPPTVYTTFTANNFVICTFVPRLFDYHPNSVPISYYHDNVDADEVLFYSSGQFMSRRGISKGDITLHRGGHVHGPQPGAVESSLSKRGSYNDEVAVMVETQRRVKLTNYAKEVDDPSYPLSWYIP, encoded by the coding sequence ATGGTATTCTATTATAGGCAAGGTGAAGTTCCAAAGAAGAGGCATACTGTTTTCATGAAGGATAATTTGTTGTTAAGAGAGGAAGTGTTTGGTTTAAATGGATTTAGTGGTAGATATTCCCTCCTTTATCACTTAAATCCGCCTACTAGAATAGTGAAGGTCGGAGAATGGAGAAATAGTGTAATTGAGGAATGGAAGGACGCTGGATATAAACATCATAAGCTTTCCACGAGTAAATTGAGGAAGTCTAATGATGTATTTTTAGATAGGATTCCCCTAATTTTTAATAAGGACGTTATTATATCTTACGCTAAGGTGGATGAGGGGGAGAGTAAATTATTTTATAGGAATGCTGATTTCGATGAAGTTTATTACATTCAGGAGGGAGAAGCTGAATTTAGGAGCGTTTTCGGAAGCATAGAATTGGTGCAGGGAGATTATTTAGTTATTCCCAGAGGGACTACTTATACGTTTAATTTTAAAAGATATTCGGAACTTCTCATAGTAGAGGGTAGGCAAGTTGAAATACCTAGACAGTACAGAAATGATTACGGACAATTAATTGAAGGTTCGTTCTATTATAATAGGGATATTAAATTACCCAATTTAAAGACGTTTAATGAGAAAGGGGATTATAACTTAGTAGTAAAAACTTCTCAAGGCTTCCAATCTATTACTTTAGACTATCATCCCTTTGATGTTATAGGGTGGGACGGATATCTTTATCCATTTGCGTTAAACGTTTACGATTTAGAGCCAATTACTGGTAAGCTACACCAGCCTCCAACAGTATATACGACTTTCACGGCTAATAATTTCGTAATATGTACTTTTGTTCCTAGACTATTTGATTACCATCCTAATTCTGTCCCAATATCTTATTATCACGATAATGTGGACGCAGACGAGGTACTATTTTACTCTTCTGGGCAATTCATGAGTAGGAGGGGAATTTCAAAAGGAGATATAACGCTACATAGGGGTGGGCATGTTCACGGTCCTCAACCTGGAGCTGTTGAATCGAGTTTAAGTAAAAGGGGAAGTTATAACGATGAAGTTGCAGTAATGGTGGAAACTCAGAGGAGAGTTAAGTTAACGAATTACGCTAAAGAGGTGGATGATCCTTCATATCCTTTGTCATGGTATATCCCATAA
- a CDS encoding MDR/zinc-dependent alcohol dehydrogenase-like family protein, whose product MRGKGKIGLVGIGNSLHNATLNILSIIEKSLQLQSVLVGNMYNMYDLIDFITTHKISLKPIVTHKFPLEEHKEAFKIADSQNYGKIAFIF is encoded by the coding sequence GTGCGAGGAAAAGGTAAGATTGGCCTTGTAGGAATAGGTAATTCTCTTCATAATGCTACGTTAAATATCTTATCTATAATTGAAAAGTCATTACAATTGCAATCAGTATTAGTAGGAAATATGTATAATATGTATGACTTAATTGATTTTATAACAACACATAAGATTTCATTAAAACCTATAGTGACACATAAATTCCCATTAGAAGAACATAAGGAGGCATTTAAAATAGCTGATAGTCAAAACTACGGTAAGATAGCATTCATCTTCTAA
- a CDS encoding cyclase family protein: MKLIQKGEIIELGKTVKNGLYYFAHGPVYISKQLHYDDAKRRYRDLDIPEGTGFANVRLSMCDHTGTHIDALNHVSEKGKLFGGIDIKTMRADVDGYKDLDITTIPPIITRAIFFDVSDIGLEREVTSEDLQKRLKVNVEKGDAAIIYTGFSKDGAEEELGIGLDAAKWLVSKGFGLVGSDSPRTEYVINGSKSYLPVHRYLIAENGIPIIDNMYLEALAKLLVGKQEFVLIVLPLRLSGATASPLNPIALL, from the coding sequence TTGAAGTTGATCCAAAAAGGAGAAATTATAGAACTTGGAAAGACAGTAAAGAACGGTCTATATTATTTCGCCCACGGTCCAGTTTACATAAGTAAACAGTTACATTATGATGATGCTAAAAGAAGATATAGGGATTTGGATATACCGGAGGGAACAGGCTTCGCTAATGTTAGGCTGAGTATGTGTGATCATACCGGTACTCATATAGATGCGTTGAATCACGTATCTGAAAAAGGTAAACTGTTCGGAGGAATTGATATAAAGACCATGAGGGCTGATGTGGATGGATATAAGGATTTGGATATTACCACAATACCTCCAATAATTACTAGGGCTATCTTCTTCGATGTTTCTGATATAGGCTTAGAAAGGGAGGTTACAAGTGAAGACTTACAAAAGAGGTTAAAGGTTAACGTGGAGAAGGGGGATGCAGCTATTATATATACGGGTTTTAGTAAAGACGGTGCTGAAGAAGAGCTTGGAATAGGTTTAGATGCTGCTAAATGGTTAGTTAGTAAGGGTTTTGGATTGGTGGGGAGCGATTCACCAAGGACTGAATACGTAATAAATGGAAGTAAAAGTTACTTACCAGTTCATAGGTATTTAATTGCTGAAAACGGAATACCTATCATAGATAATATGTATTTAGAGGCGCTGGCTAAGTTACTGGTGGGCAAGCAGGAGTTCGTGTTAATAGTATTGCCACTTAGATTAAGTGGAGCTACAGCATCTCCGTTAAATCCCATAGCCTTGCTTTAA
- a CDS encoding helix-turn-helix domain-containing protein, translating to MEKFSVLSIHLFHPGCWTSITDKYEVNVKLISQNFSDDDFFSSRVLILGRDTKKLINEMRTSKSVKVIKVYSMDRGAFLVDFIYPKRNAISNLIHETESIVVSHRIVDGTEKWKIVANVSFIPKILESLERTSNLINFKEIKLSELRKLMSKLTDRNLEILKIAYERGLFDYPRQCKLTSISNEIGIKPNTLLYHIRKAEKLLLEILLDEYYSLL from the coding sequence ATGGAAAAATTTTCAGTATTGTCAATTCACCTTTTTCATCCAGGATGTTGGACTTCTATAACGGATAAATATGAGGTTAACGTTAAACTCATATCCCAAAACTTCAGTGACGACGATTTCTTTTCGTCAAGGGTTCTAATATTAGGTAGGGATACTAAGAAGTTAATTAATGAGATGAGGACTTCGAAAAGCGTTAAGGTAATTAAGGTATACTCAATGGATAGAGGAGCCTTCTTAGTAGACTTTATTTACCCTAAAAGGAACGCGATTTCTAATTTAATTCATGAAACAGAATCCATTGTAGTATCCCATAGGATCGTAGATGGTACTGAAAAGTGGAAAATTGTTGCTAATGTTTCTTTTATACCTAAGATTTTAGAGAGCTTAGAAAGAACTTCGAATTTAATAAATTTTAAAGAAATTAAATTAAGTGAGTTACGGAAGTTGATGAGTAAATTAACTGATAGAAATCTGGAAATACTTAAGATAGCATATGAAAGAGGGTTATTTGATTACCCTAGGCAGTGTAAGTTAACTTCGATAAGTAATGAAATAGGGATTAAGCCAAATACCCTTTTATATCACATAAGGAAAGCTGAGAAGTTATTATTGGAAATTTTATTAGATGAGTATTATAGCTTATTATGA
- a CDS encoding MBL fold metallo-hydrolase, protein MSVNKIYLLDHGKISADLAWFLPTFMTEEEMKNPKPRSWIDVSVMSAVIEHKDGIILFDTGISEKVKEKWPQIALSAFPVTKFSDENRMENHLRQIGLKPEDIHFIVFSHLHLDHTGNLDLFRSAKPAVIVHEKELKYSLLNVWLNKPVPYLLKDLEILREMNVVPMSADYLELLLGVELYLFGGHTPGSIILKVRTQNDNNYIFTGDFIHLPDELDFESKGWLLGNAEEYYTRIRLLKALMKLPRTNVIITHDPKLWDKYPKAPKELK, encoded by the coding sequence ATGAGCGTAAATAAAATCTATCTTCTCGATCATGGTAAAATAAGTGCAGATTTAGCGTGGTTTTTACCAACGTTCATGACTGAAGAGGAAATGAAAAACCCTAAGCCGAGGAGTTGGATAGATGTTAGCGTTATGAGCGCTGTTATAGAACATAAAGACGGGATAATACTTTTTGATACTGGCATATCAGAGAAGGTAAAGGAGAAATGGCCACAAATAGCTCTCAGTGCCTTCCCGGTCACGAAATTTTCTGATGAAAATAGAATGGAAAACCACCTGAGACAAATAGGACTTAAACCAGAGGATATTCACTTTATAGTATTTTCTCATTTACATTTAGATCACACTGGGAATTTAGATCTTTTCAGAAGTGCGAAACCAGCGGTAATAGTCCATGAAAAGGAATTGAAATACTCGTTATTAAACGTATGGTTAAATAAGCCAGTCCCATATTTACTTAAGGACCTCGAAATATTAAGGGAGATGAATGTAGTCCCAATGTCAGCTGATTACCTAGAGTTATTACTGGGAGTCGAATTATACTTGTTCGGTGGACACACCCCTGGATCCATCATCTTAAAGGTCAGAACTCAAAATGATAATAATTACATATTTACGGGAGACTTCATACATCTCCCTGACGAATTGGATTTCGAAAGTAAGGGATGGCTTTTAGGAAACGCGGAAGAATATTATACTAGAATAAGGTTACTTAAAGCACTAATGAAGTTACCGAGAACTAACGTTATAATAACTCACGATCCTAAATTATGGGATAAGTATCCTAAAGCTCCCAAGGAGTTAAAATGA
- a CDS encoding aldehyde dehydrogenase family protein produces the protein MQAIIGKEKVDSENRIPVRNPATGEIIDYVPSLSKEDVRRAIDIAYESFPVLNSITPAKRSKLLLEITSLIRENLNDLAITMTKETGRPIKSSRAEIERTAQIFELASSELKRVLEGKFVPLDLYEFPAGNEKRIAFIKREPIGVVGAITPFNFPAASFAHKVAPALAVGNSVVFKPSSLTPLTQLKLAELVLKKFPEGSVNVVTGDANMIGEEFVVNEKVSLITFTGSVEVGLELASKAIKNGKRVIMELGGSDSMIVLEDADLNKAIRSALVGRFDFAGQFCNATKRIIVRKEIEEEFIKRMKEELQKYKAGDPMDEDVDIPPLISQQAVNRMREFLNDALNKGAEIIYKGSVPERGYYFPPVILRLSPISKARVLREEVFGPILPVVTVKSDEEAVNVANSTQYGLDASIFTSNFSRAYEIASKINAGTVIINDTTRLRWDNLPFGGFKKSGIGRESVIDTMLEMTETKLIVYSR, from the coding sequence ATGCAAGCTATTATCGGTAAAGAAAAAGTAGACAGTGAAAATAGGATCCCAGTTAGGAATCCGGCTACTGGCGAAATAATCGATTACGTTCCCTCGTTATCTAAGGAAGATGTAAGGAGAGCAATTGACATAGCTTACGAAAGTTTTCCAGTACTGAATTCAATTACTCCTGCTAAAAGATCTAAACTGCTATTAGAAATCACCTCACTTATTAGAGAAAATCTTAACGATCTAGCAATTACAATGACTAAAGAAACTGGAAGACCTATAAAGAGTTCAAGAGCGGAAATCGAGAGAACCGCCCAAATTTTCGAACTAGCCTCCTCAGAGCTTAAGAGGGTTTTAGAAGGGAAATTCGTTCCCCTCGACTTATACGAATTCCCTGCGGGAAATGAGAAGAGAATTGCTTTCATTAAAAGGGAACCCATAGGCGTTGTAGGTGCAATAACCCCATTTAATTTCCCCGCAGCAAGTTTCGCCCACAAAGTAGCTCCAGCGTTAGCGGTAGGTAATTCGGTAGTATTTAAACCATCATCATTAACTCCTTTAACTCAACTTAAATTAGCGGAATTAGTATTAAAGAAGTTTCCGGAGGGTAGTGTTAACGTCGTTACTGGAGACGCAAATATGATAGGTGAGGAATTCGTAGTTAATGAGAAAGTTTCACTTATAACCTTTACTGGATCGGTAGAAGTTGGGCTGGAACTTGCGAGTAAGGCGATAAAGAATGGTAAGAGGGTAATAATGGAATTAGGGGGAAGCGATTCTATGATCGTTTTAGAAGACGCTGACTTAAATAAGGCGATAAGGTCAGCCTTAGTAGGTAGATTTGACTTCGCTGGTCAGTTTTGCAATGCGACAAAAAGAATTATTGTAAGGAAGGAAATAGAAGAGGAATTCATTAAAAGAATGAAAGAAGAATTACAAAAATATAAGGCTGGAGATCCTATGGATGAAGATGTAGACATACCACCTTTAATCTCCCAACAAGCCGTTAATAGAATGAGGGAGTTTCTAAACGACGCGTTAAATAAGGGTGCTGAAATAATATATAAGGGAAGTGTCCCAGAAAGAGGCTACTACTTTCCCCCAGTAATTTTACGTTTATCCCCAATCTCAAAAGCTAGGGTACTTAGAGAGGAGGTTTTCGGACCTATCCTTCCAGTTGTCACAGTTAAGAGTGATGAGGAAGCAGTGAACGTTGCAAATTCTACTCAATATGGTTTAGATGCATCTATTTTTACGTCTAATTTTTCAAGGGCGTATGAAATAGCATCAAAAATTAATGCTGGAACGGTAATAATAAACGATACTACCAGACTAAGGTGGGATAATTTACCTTTCGGAGGTTTTAAGAAGAGCGGTATAGGTAGGGAAAGTGTTATCGATACTATGTTAGAAATGACCGAAACTAAATTAATAGTCTATTCGAGGTGA
- a CDS encoding LLM class flavin-dependent oxidoreductase — protein MMDKIKPELFWVVDYHPDSGISKGEYYEQIAREVEYAEKLGYRGVWIAEHHFIDYGIVPSAPIYLTYLASRTSRIRLGPAVSTIVFRNPIQVAEEYSLLDTLSKGRLNLAVGSGYLKHEFTGFNVPPEAKREIFDEALDIIIKLMRGEKITVNGKYFKYENIGINVLPMQKPHPPIWIAVLRAEAAYHVGKKGFNLIMIPYATVDKIDDIMPVVNSFREGLKESKTEEKELSLSFHTHVANSFHDAVETSKEYLHRYVFSRLYAKRRTLDELYGSGLLLFGSPEDVANQIYKIYKLAKPSRIMFLVDYGMKPYDMVIDVLTKIREKVAKHLEEKGISLDFAD, from the coding sequence ATGATGGATAAAATAAAACCAGAGTTATTTTGGGTTGTAGACTATCACCCAGATTCGGGTATTTCAAAGGGAGAATATTACGAACAAATAGCTAGGGAAGTGGAATATGCTGAAAAATTAGGATATAGAGGTGTTTGGATAGCAGAACACCACTTCATAGATTACGGAATAGTCCCATCAGCCCCAATATATTTAACGTATTTAGCGAGTAGAACTAGCAGAATAAGATTAGGACCAGCAGTTTCCACAATAGTCTTCAGAAATCCCATACAAGTGGCTGAAGAATATTCGTTATTAGACACTCTCTCTAAGGGAAGATTAAATTTAGCAGTAGGTAGCGGGTATTTAAAACACGAATTTACCGGCTTTAACGTCCCCCCTGAGGCTAAAAGAGAGATATTCGATGAAGCCCTAGACATAATCATTAAGCTAATGAGAGGTGAGAAGATTACTGTTAACGGGAAGTATTTTAAATACGAAAATATAGGAATAAATGTATTACCAATGCAAAAACCTCATCCCCCCATATGGATAGCAGTACTTAGAGCTGAAGCTGCGTACCATGTAGGAAAGAAGGGATTTAACTTAATAATGATACCATATGCCACAGTAGATAAGATCGATGATATAATGCCAGTTGTAAATTCCTTCAGAGAAGGTCTTAAAGAGAGCAAAACTGAGGAAAAAGAGTTATCCCTTTCTTTCCACACACACGTAGCTAACTCATTCCATGACGCAGTTGAGACTTCTAAAGAGTACCTTCATAGATATGTATTCTCAAGACTTTACGCTAAGAGAAGAACACTTGATGAATTATATGGTAGCGGGCTATTACTATTCGGTAGTCCAGAAGATGTTGCAAATCAAATCTATAAGATATACAAATTAGCTAAACCGAGTAGGATTATGTTCTTAGTAGATTACGGAATGAAACCATATGATATGGTCATTGACGTTTTAACTAAAATAAGAGAAAAGGTAGCTAAACATCTAGAAGAGAAAGGAATTTCGCTGGACTTCGCTGATTAA
- a CDS encoding IS1-like element ISC796 family transposase, which produces MGRKPVFRQDVSCPSCGSHHVVKCGRPLGRQKFLCRDCGKYFLGDASYHHHSRKLREEALRMYANGMSMRAISRVLNVPLGTVFTWIKRYGRKKHEKLVELWGRAKELVKGKVVAKVVDEMWTYLYKNARAFYKWVFTCYVYTKLGVYLIYSVGDRDESTFLEVKKYLPDEGRWVSDDYNLYFWLKDHTVVSPVNPNESFHSSLRDRLIRFKRATKAVNRSIRTMMYSIALVLWERRLIPEFVA; this is translated from the coding sequence ATGGGTAGGAAGCCTGTATTTAGGCAAGACGTTTCTTGTCCCTCTTGTGGTAGTCATCATGTTGTTAAGTGTGGTAGGCCTTTGGGTAGGCAGAAGTTTTTGTGTAGGGATTGTGGTAAGTACTTCTTGGGTGATGCTAGTTATCATCATCATTCTAGGAAGTTGAGGGAGGAGGCTTTGAGAATGTATGCTAATGGTATGAGTATGAGGGCTATTTCTAGGGTGCTTAACGTACCTCTTGGTACTGTTTTCACTTGGATTAAGCGTTATGGTAGGAAAAAGCATGAGAAGTTGGTTGAGTTGTGGGGTAGGGCTAAGGAGCTGGTCAAGGGTAAGGTTGTTGCTAAGGTTGTTGATGAGATGTGGACTTACTTGTACAAGAATGCTAGGGCTTTTTACAAGTGGGTTTTCACTTGTTACGTGTACACGAAGCTGGGAGTTTACCTCATTTACTCTGTGGGGGATAGGGATGAGAGTACTTTCCTTGAGGTCAAAAAGTATTTGCCTGACGAGGGTAGATGGGTGAGCGATGATTATAACTTGTACTTCTGGTTGAAAGACCACACGGTTGTCTCGCCAGTTAACCCGAACGAGTCCTTTCATTCCTCATTAAGGGATAGGCTAATTAGATTCAAGAGAGCAACGAAGGCAGTAAATAGGAGCATTCGCACCATGATGTACTCCATAGCCCTAGTCTTATGGGAGAGAAGGTTAATCCCAGAATTTGTAGCTTAA